Within the Zea mays cultivar B73 chromosome 10, Zm-B73-REFERENCE-NAM-5.0, whole genome shotgun sequence genome, the region ACATGAATCAAGTGAACAATGAAATATCTCCATTCCAGCAAACAACATGACAGCCTAACACTCGAAAAAAGATCAATACAATATTGAGCATATATCATAACCATCACCATTGTCATCATTTATCAAGCAATGGCGATGGGAGCGGGGATTGGAGTCGCCGCTGACGGGATTTGAGGGATCCGCTACGGGCGGGATGCGAGGGACGCCCATTCCATAATAGGCGAGCGGCGGGCGGCCGGGATGCGAGGTGGCGCGCGGGCGGGATTCGAGGGGAGCCGTTGTGGGCCGTCGAAGGAAGGAGTATCGTCGAAGGAAGGAAGGAGGGAGATGGTAGGCGCGCAGCGCaacggcagaaccgtgcaccactgGGAATTGTGGACGCCTACGATAGGCACATAATTAATAGTAGAGATTTCATCCAACATGGATGCCTTGTCTGCCTGCTTGCACCAAAATACTTTTCACTCCATATTATTAAGATGCCACAAATAAAAGAAGGCTGCAACATCAGGATGGAAATCCACTGTAAACTTCTCGAGTTACAAAGACTTGGAATAATTGCGTTAAAAAAATATACCAAACACCTGCGGTAAAACTATTCACGAAGCATCAAAAAGAAAATAATATAAGCTCGCCACAAAAATCTATAGAAAATAAAAGTGATGTACTGTCCTATAAGTTGCAATGTGGAATGTTCCAGGAATGGAAACACCTCCACCACCATCCATAGTAATGCCATCACGAATGGCAACCTATATCAGGAGATAAATGTGATCTCAAGTatcaaataaaaaaataatatttTGTGATTAGTTTAGCCAAAGCAATGGGAAATTAGCTTTAGCTAGGTTCaattatatataaaagttgtccATTTTGAGTAAAAAAATGCAGATTACACTGAAAACACAAGTTTTCCTCAGTCAAGCGTCTCTATGCACTGGTGAGCTAAATTAAATCATAGAAAACCAAACGGCATCATAAATGCTCATTAGTACAGTAGCACAAAAAACAGACATTTTGCCTTAAGTGAATGATGATGCATCTGTCAGCCTCCTTGTTTTCTTACAGTTCCATTTTGCATGGTCCGACTCATTAGCCTTATGGTCACACAGCCATCTTGTCATTCCCATGTAAAAAGAAAAGCATTGCACGTTCCAAGATAagcctttcttgattctatgattCAGCACGAATTCATGATGATAGTAATCTAGTGCTGAAACATTATGTTTGACATAATTCAAAGAGTTAGTTACACCATCTATAAGCCCCACGGTTGGAGGGATGATTCTTTGAGTCCTTCAGGAAATGGTATGGAACATCCCTATAGATCAGGTTGGGGTACTCATCCACGTTGACCAAACTTTCCAAACTGCACATTGCCCTCCCTCTTCCTATTTCTGTGCAGATTTGGGTACCTTGCGCACTGAAATCAACTTGCAGATGTCGATGTCTAGCTGAAACTTTTAGGATAATGAGTCCATTTTCTATTATTGAAAGGACAATGGTGTGCTACTTACCCTGCTTTGTCCCACTCTATTCATATCACTTTCCGAATTGGATCTGAGAACCTTCACCTGCATAAGTGGAAGTTCTTATGATCCTGTATCAAAGCCAGCGCTTTCTAACTTCTATCTAGCACAGTAGTGCCGATTTCCTATGCTAAAAAACTATACCACCTTACCTTTTCATCTCGGATATCCTCTCCATCAAGACTTACAGGTGGTTCCATAGCAAATAGAGCTATTGTTTGAAGAATGAGGCTGTGAACTATGTCACGGATTATCCCATAATTTCCAAAATACCTGCAAGGGCACATGGTTTTGAACTAATTGGTCCAAAATTAGAATAGAAGTGTGGCAATCTTGCAAAGGCTATCAACAAAGTGATCAGAACAGGGTGCACTACTGCAGCATGCTATATGGATAGAATCGATTCCTGATTCTACGTTTTGAGATGTTAGGTTATAGAAATGCAATAAGATCATAACAGCACAGTGCTACAATGAGGTGGCTGAATTCAGAAATTTAACTATTAAGACATTTCCtgataaaagttatgaaactcatTGAATTGAACGTACCTATTCGTCATAAGTCCCATGCCTGTACTGATAAAAAATGGTACCCCATCCCAGCGTGCATTGTCAATGTACATAGCAGCAGCAAAATAGGTTGGTATCATGGATTTTGTGTATCTGTCAACTTTACCAGACATATCTTTAATTTGaccaggaacaacatcatcaaggTGGGGACGAAATCAGTTAACTAAATGTTACTCACGGTGGGGTTGGTAACGAGAAGATCATCTCCTACAATCTGCACTTTCTGTCCAATCTCATCAGTGAGTTTGGCATAAGTGCTCCAGTCATCCTGATCAAATGGGTCTTCAATCGACTCAATAGGGTACTCAGAAACAAAGGACTTGTACAGGTCTTTCAGGCTGTCGCCTGAAATTTTGTTTGAGCCATCGTTGTTCTGGCCAAGAAAGTGACTACACGTTAATATAAAACAAATGCTCATGTATTACCATACCCCTATAGAATAACACAAGGAATAGCTATAGCTCAAGGTAAATGAAACTATAAAAACATACTAAGAAGTTGTGATTCTTACCTCCTCCTTGAAATTAAGATCATAAGTCTTGTCTTTCTCACCGAAGAACTCAGAAGCAGCAACATCCATCCCAATGACCACCTGCCACACATGTAAGTTGAATCAACTATACACACAAAGGTTTGTCTGTTTGTGAGCCAAGTAGATAAGAGAGAACATACCTTTCCAGTGTAGCCAGCCTTTTCTATGGCTGCCTTCAATAGTTCAAGGCCTTCTTTGTTTTCCTGCATATATTGGTTGACACAGATATTAGATTGTGAGATAAATGGATGCCGATGATCGATTTTGTAGGTACCCTACGCTCAACATAAAACAAAAGAGCGTTCCTATAGTGACAGAACCATAGAGCAAAAATTAATCTACtaccactttctttcaataaaaaCTAATCTGCCAAATTTTGAATTATGGCGTGGTTTGCATGGTTAAAGGGAATGAACAAGAAAGTTATAAGAAACTGGGTCTTAACAAAGCAAAGCCAtagagatgaagcacacactTCTAAACAGATGGTTCTCCAAACTTCCCTTGGGCATAAATTCATACACCAGAAGCCGGTTGTCACCATCTGAGCAATAACCAATGAGCTTAACAAGATTCTTGTGGTGAAGTTGGCCAAGGTAATCAACCTCTGTCTGCAgcagaaaaaaagaagaagaaagaacagTCATGATTCATGAACAATGACAGATGTCCTAGGAGCAGGGAAAATGTAGAAGAGCTCCAAGCCTACCAGCCATTCCTTGTGTCCTTGAAAACCTTCCGGTTTAAGCTTCTTCACAGCAACAACCATACCACTCCCAGGTCTTGAAGGAGCAAGCGTGTGCTCATCAATCCAACCTTTGTAGACATGCCCAAACCCTCCTTCCCCAAGAAGGCTGTCCGGTCGGAAGTTCTTGGTTGCATTTTTCAGATCATTGAACGTGAATGCCTTCAAATTAGAAGATGACAAGATTTCACCTTCTATCCGAGGAGTAGGAAGCTCATTTCGATCTCTCATTGATGGAAGAGTCAGCGTTGAACGACTTGAGTTGCTCTTAATTGTGGAAGGGACTGACGACAAACTTGTCTTGCTGTCACTTTTGATGGGTCTGATCTCTCAACAAGAAGCAAAGGAAAAATACGCATGAGAAGAACTTGATATGGTATCAACAGTGTTAACGATTATGAAGGTGTCATATATATACTCGTGAAGTATGGTACCAACATTACGACAATTAAGTAATTGTCTGGTATTGTAAACTCATTAAGCTGTCAATTTGAGAGCAAACAATGCTCCAGCCTTCCAGGCTGATCGCATGTGGAAGTACTTCCCTAACTTGGTCTATACCAAATTTGTGAACCTACTGTGTGCCATACGAAGGAGTAAAACTATGTCACAGGATTCCTACTGGATCCATAATAACCTCTTCCGTTTGTTAACATGAAAACAAAGTAATATGAAGCCTAGTGTTCAGATTTGCAAATGATGCTTGTGAAAGTGCCGTGACTATATTTAGGCACAAAAAGTTCCCGGCTATTGACTTTAAACCCTATCTCTGTCTTATCCGACAGAAGTAACAAAGAGGAACTAAAGTAGGAAAGAAGGTGCTAACTAACTGCTAAAAACAAGAACTCCGGACCGAAATAGCATGCCGATCTAAAATTCACTGAATAAGACATAGCAGTCCAGTCGATAAAAGGAAAAACTGGACAAGTATGGAGCGAAAGAACTCTAGAAAGAGAAGCAGGGCACTCACAGGCAGCATTGTTCATGCTGTGATCCACCCGCGCCGTGGTGTCGATGCAATTCCCCATCTTGCTCTCTACCAGTTCACCCACTGCCCATGCACCGTGCACCCAGACAAGAAGAATGCGGTAGCCTCAGGATCCCCAGCTAGCAGCAGATCAGCTCAACCTTTCTCGTTTGCACGACAGAACCGAGCAGGAAAAGATGGCTTCCCTCGGCTCGTAGCACGAGAAGCTCAAAGACCAGATAGCGAGGCAAGCTAGGAGTGAGCGAACCGCCCCCAAAGGTCCAATCTTTGCAAGGTCTGGATGGAGCTCAGCCGCTAATTCGGGAGGGAAACCAGCAAGGTCGGTAGCCACGGAGCCAAGAAAGCAGTAGACAAACTAAACTGTTACGAATTATACATCACTATATCAGTAGCTTAATTAGCATCAATTTTGCTATTATCAGACTGAGAGGAAGGTGTGTAGCATCATTACCTGCTTGCCTCTGCCAGTCGGTTTACCAAACTCTCCGATTTTGAAGGCTAGCGAGCGGGGCGAAATCCTCGCGCGGCTGGGGAGGAAGGGGGCAGAGCTACCTCCGGATGAGGATGGCGGCGTTGAGTGCGGCGATGCGCACGGGGAGGGAGGCCGAGTTTCGTTCGCCAGTTGTCACCACTGGCGGTTGAGCGGGTCCATCACGTCAGTCATCGACCAAGTAGCCGGCAGCCGCGCGACGTCCGCGTCACTCCAATCCCCTCGCCCCGCGGCGCCTCCGTTCACAGCGTCATGGCGGGGTGGATCTCCTCCAAGCTCAAAGCAGCCGAGACCCTCCTCCACCAGGCGAGGCAGCGCTCTCTTCGTCACTCGCCGCGACGTGCCCCATCCCCTCCCGAGTCCTCCAGCTCTTCTGACTCTTCACTTCTCATGTTTCAGATCGATCAGCAGGCGGCGGAATCCCTCGGCAAGTCCCATCCGCTTCCGACCTCGCCACGCTGCACTCCGCCGATGACCTC harbors:
- the LOC103641594 gene encoding enolase 1-like, giving the protein MQENKEGLELLKAAIEKAGYTGKVVIGMDVAASEFFGEKDKTYDLNFKEENNDGSNKISGDSLKDLYKSFVSEYPIESIEDPFDQDDWSTYAKLTDEIGQKVQIVGDDLLVTNPTVSNI